The proteins below are encoded in one region of Stenotrophomonas bentonitica:
- a CDS encoding DNA-deoxyinosine glycosylase produces MHCIGLPAQVATDCRVLVLGSMPGVASLQAAQYYAHPRNRFWPLMAALTGIDATTPYRERLRALQSAGVGLWDVIGQCERAGSLDTAIVRGSEVPNPLPALIAGLPRLAAIACNGGTAHRSFVRWVQPQLDPRAAALPVWSLPSTSPANAGWPLGRLQAAWQPLADVLAH; encoded by the coding sequence ATGCACTGCATCGGATTGCCTGCGCAGGTCGCGACCGATTGTCGCGTGCTGGTGCTGGGGTCCATGCCGGGTGTTGCGTCGCTGCAGGCGGCGCAGTACTACGCGCACCCACGCAATCGGTTCTGGCCGTTGATGGCGGCACTCACCGGCATCGATGCCACCACGCCGTACCGCGAGCGGCTGCGCGCGCTGCAGTCGGCGGGCGTCGGTTTGTGGGATGTGATCGGCCAGTGCGAGCGCGCGGGCAGCCTGGACACGGCGATCGTGCGCGGCAGCGAGGTCCCCAATCCGCTGCCAGCGCTGATCGCCGGCCTGCCACGGCTGGCGGCGATTGCCTGCAATGGCGGCACCGCACACCGTTCCTTCGTGCGCTGGGTGCAACCGCAGCTGGACCCGCGTGCAGCTGCGCTGCCGGTGTGGTCGTTGCCCTCGACCAGTCCGGCCAATGCCGGTTGGCCGCTGGGCAGGCTGCAGGCGGCATGGCAACCGCTGGCCGATGTCCTGGCCCATTGA